GCTGACCAAGACCTGCGGTTAATGCGCCATTAATAGCTCTGATACCTAAATCAATAGGTTCGCGAATAGGCCGTCTTGCTAGAGGATTGCGAACTTCACTATAAAGAGGAACTTCTCGGAAATGTTCAACTTCACCTTTGTCATCCAAAGGGCGGCCTAAACCATCCACCACACGGCCTAAGAGTTCGTCTCCGGCACGGACCGTGGCGATTTGACGAGCCAGAGTGATTTTGGAACCCAAAGCCACGCCTCTCATGTCATTCAGAGCCATCATCAATACATGTTTGTCTTTGAAACCGACGACCTCAGCAAGAAAAGATTTTTCCATGCCGCTCGGATTGATTTTCACGATGCTACCGACACTGGCACCTGGAAGATAGCCTTTGATAAGCATGCCATTGACTTCCGTCACCTTCCCGCTATCGCGAGTTAAGTGAATGGAGTCAATAACGTTGGCGTACTTATCCAGATTCAGTTCAAGCTCGTTCATTAACCAGCAATCCTGTTTTTTACTTTGGGCATGTTTTCAGCAAGAGTGGTCCAAAGCTGTTCGATACGTTGTTCAATGCGCGCATCGACTTCACCGTAATTCGTTTCAACGATACAACCGCCGTCTGAAATTTCCTGATTCGGTTCAAAGCGGATGCGTTTTGCGAATTCAAATTCACGACCAGTTTCTTTTTTAAGCTCTTCAAGGAACTCAAACTGGGATTGAGAAACATGAACCGTGATATTCTCTTCATCTTGTGAAAGGCTCACGGCATCGCGAAGGATTTGCACCATCGCTTCGTTATTACCTTTCAATTCCGCTTTCGCCAAACGAGCAGCCATACGGAAAGCCAACTGAACCAAATGCGCTTCATTAAAAGAAGCCATTTCAGTTTTCATGTCTTTGATTGTATTTAAAAGCGTATCCAAAGTTTGCATACGCTCGGCGATTTCTGCTGAAACCGCTTCAAAAGCTTCCCTGCGGCCTTCTTCCAAACCCAAATTATAAGCTTCTTTGTAAGCGCCTTCTTGGATCTCTTTAAGTTTCTCAAGGGCAGCGGCTTCGACTTTTTCTTCTTCGCTGACTTTTTCGACTTCATCGATTCCCGTTTGCACGCGAACCGCGTCGTTCATGCGGAAGTCAGAGCCTTTGCTTTTTTCAGCAAGATAATTCAAAGCCTGCTCGGGTGTGCCCAGGTCAAAACGAACGGGCACGAAATCCAAGACTGTCTTTTCTGCCACTTCCTTAGGAAGGACAGACTTAGCTGCTCTGCTAGAATTAGACCATTGCATCTTCCGAACCACCTCTTGCAATCAAGATCTTTCCTTCGGCTTCCAAACGTCTTGCAACGTTGACGATCTCTTGTTGCGCCGATTCTACGTCTGACAAACGAGAAGGTCCCATGTTCGACAAGTCTTCGCGTAACATCTCGGCCGCACGAGCTGAGATATTTTTGAGAATCTTGTTGCGAATGTCTTCGCTGGCTGTTTTGAGAGCCAAAAGAAGTTTGTCGTTTGGAACTTCCTTGAGAAGCGCCTGGATACCACGGTCGTCGATTTTGACGATATCGTCGAAAACGAACATAAGCTTGCGGATCTCTTCCGCCAAGAGAGGATCTTTCTCTTCCAGGCGCGACATGATCGCTGTTTCCGTGTTCTTGTCCATAACGTTGAGCATTTCGGCAACCGGTTGAACTCCACCCAAGGCAGCTTGTTCAACAGTGGCAGTATTTGATAATTGATTTTTCAAGACGCGGTCGATTTCAGCGATCAACTCTGGATCGACATGTTCCAAGTTCGCCATACGCAGAACCACTTCGGCTTGAAGCGCTTCTGGAAGACGTTTTAGAACCTCGCCTTTTTTCTCTGGTTCCAAGTGCGCTAAAATCACCGCGACTGTTTGCGGATGTTCATTCACTAAGAATGTCGCCAAAGATTTCGCATCGACCATCTCTAAAGATTCCAACGAGCGCGAGCCACCCGAAGTGATATTCAAACCCCCGAGGATACCGCGGGCTCTTTCTTCACCCAGAGCATCGACGATCGTGTCTTTGGCGGAGATATTTTCAGAGAAGATGTAATCTTCCGTTTCAGAAACCATTTCATAGAATTCTTCAAGCACACGTTTTGTCACGTGCACAGGAACGACGCGCAGTTTGCTCATTTGATTGATGAGCTTACGGATGTCAGCGTCATCCATACGGCGAAGAAGGACTTTCACCGCGTCACGGCCCAAGTAGTTGATAAGGATTGCGGCCTTATCAAAACCTTTTAGATTTTCATACTCGATATTATCGGCCTTATGTAGTTTCATTAGCTATCCTTCCTAACAAGCCACATACCAAAAGCATTGGCTGCTTTCTCTTCGTCGCGAGACATGGCCGCCATAATGCGGTCCTTAAGAAGTTCGCTCTCTGCCTTTTCCGGATCGATAGATTCCTGCAACACAGGAAGAGCCGTCGACATACCAGGAAGAGTGTTATCCACAGATTGAAGTTCTTCGAGTTCCTCAATAGTACGAGGAAGCATTTCTTCCACGGAATCCTGGAAGCTGTCGGTAATCCATTGCATGAATGGACGAACCACGATGAAGAAGAACAACGCCAAGCTGAAACCAAGCAATGCCCATTTGAACAATGCATGGATCAACTTCTTGCGCTCAAGAGTCGTAAGAATCTTGTCAGCTTCAGAGAAGTCTTCAGGTTGAAATTGCATGTTTTCAATTCGGACACTGTCACCGCGAGCGGAATTAAAGCCAATCGCATTTTTAACCAGATCTTCGTACTTTTTAAGTTCTTCCGCTGTACGAGGTTGGTATTTTGTTTCTGTTGTGCCGTCTGGTTTTGTCGTTGTGACCGCCATACCGTCAACCACGACAGCGACACTCACGCGCTCCAAGTTTCCCGCTGCTTCACGGATGTTGCGCACAGTTTTTGGAACTTCATAGTTTGTTGTTTTGATTTCTTTTTTAACGTCTTGCTTGAAACCCACAGTTCCTTGATCTTCAGCACCAGGAAGATTTGACCGGGAACCTGGAACACCGGAAGGATTTGTACGGGCGCCATCCAAAGATTCTTCTTCAGATTGTTGCGAGCGAATCGCTGTCTTATCTGGATCTACGGATTCTTCCACCGAAGAAATAATACGGTGATTAAGAGTTGCATCGACTTTCGCCACGACTTTTGCGTGACCTACAACTTTAGAAAGAATGTCTTCGATACGATTTTCAAGATCGCCTTCGATTTTTGCTTTCAGATCCAACAATTCGTTCGATCCACCCGTCGCTCCGTTTTCCTGACGAGTCAGAACTTTACCGCGCTCATCAAGAACCGTGACTTTATCCGCATCCATGCCTTCAACAGCATTGGCAACCAGGTAACGGATACCACGAACTTGATCTGGAGTGAGTTCTTTGCCTTGATGAAGTTCAACAACAACAGATGCTGTGGCGGAACCGCTTTCTTCAAGGAAAGTTTTTTTGTTTGGCAATGCCAAGATCACTTTGGATTGCTTCACCGCTGTCAAAGTATTGATGGCTCTCATCAACTCACCTTGAAGGGCTCTTTGATAATTGATTTTTTGGGCGTAAGAGTTCATCCCGAAATCTTGCTTATCGAAGATCTCAAGACCAATTGATCCCATTTTTGGAGAACCGATTTCAGACATCAACGTCATTTGCGTTGAGTGCAAAAGTTCCTTAGGAATTGCCACTGTTTTACCTTCGTCGCGCAACTGGAACGGAATATTTTTTTCGTTCAACTTCGCAACGATGGTAGAAACTTGTTCAGTAGGAATGTTTGTGAAAAGAGGAACGTAGTCTTTTCCAGAAGCCATGAAAACCATCGTAAGCAAAGCCACGATAGCAATGACTGTAACCGCAACGACCGAAAGTCTTTTGGTTGGTCCCAAATTTTTAAAGAACTCGCGAAATTGGACAACCAATCCACCAAAAATTTTATTCAAGACAACCCCTCCGCCAAACTAACCTAAACTTCCAAACTCAAATAAAAACTAAAGAATCAGACCTGCATCTTCATGACTTCTTGGTACGCATCAATGATCTTGTTGCGTACTTGCACCATCACTTTGAGAGCGATGTCTGCTTTTTCCGCTGCAATCATGACGTCGGCCACATTGTCTGTTTTGCCTGTCGCGAGATTTTGCATGGCTTTATCTGAAGCCTTCTGCATTTCATTCACGCTACCAACGGCGTCTTTTAGGGTGTCGGCGAAGCTCTTGCCAGTATCGGATGTCGAACCAACTGATGAAGGGCTCTCGATGCTTAACGACTTGGAATCACGAATGCTTCCTGTGTCGAGAAACCTGTTTGCATTTGATACAGTAAAACCCTCCATGGCTTCACCTTCTCCTATATAAAAATTGTAATATAAATAAACTCAAAAAAACCTAAAATTTTGCCGCGGTCTAGGAAAATTACTCCGGCAACGCCGGAGTGCTAATCAGCTACCTGCCGATCTCCAGCGCACTGAGTGCCATATCCTTTGACGCCTGCAAAGCCGTCACGTTCGCCTCATAGGAACGCGATGCCTGTATCATATTGGTCATCTCTTCCATAAGGTTGATATTAGGATATGCGACGTATCCGTCAGCATTTGCATCGGGATGGTCGGGTTCGTATTTCAACAGCGGCGCTTTACGATCCGAAATAACATCCGTCACCTGGACCCGCTGAAAGTTTCCTTTCGGGTCTGTTGACGTGATGATCTCACCAAAGTTTTTTGCATCCGGCATTGCTTCAAAGACCACGTCTTTTCTGCGATACGGTCCGCCTTCAGGAGTCTGGGTCGTATTGATGTTGGCGATGTTGCTGGCAATGGTATTCATGCGCATTCTTTGCGCTGCCATACCACTACTGCTTACTCTCATCCCTGTTAAGAAATCAGCCACTAGCTACTCCAGTTCCGGGGCTCCGCCCCTCCACACTGTGCCTATCGGCCCTCAGTCGCAGCGTATTTGAGTGCCGCCATTTTTTTATTAATCAATTGAAGTGCTGCTTTGTACATGATCGCGTTTTCTGACAAAGCGGACATTTCTTTTTCCACGTCAACGGTGTTGCCGTCGTTGTTCACAGCACCTTCTGGATCGTCATAGATATCGGGGCGAGTTTTACTAACGGAAACTCCTCCGACACCGAAGTGTTGTGAATCGCTTGTGCTTAGGGCATTACCGCCATCCAAATCCAGAGCTCTTTGCAAAGCTCCTTCAAAATCCATCTTCTTCGCGTGATAACCCGGAGTCTCTGCATTCGCGATATTCGACGACGTAACATTGTGACGAAGCTGTCTCATCGACAATGACGTGGCGAGAGCGTTGGTTGTTTTATCGAAGAGTCCACTACTCATAAAACACCTTCCTCCTTGTATTCGTTGAGTTTATTTCTCAATGTTCTAATACTAATGCCTAACATCTGTGCTGCGCGCGTCCGGTTCTGTGCCGTCAGCTCCAAGGTCTGTATAATAAGACGCTTCTCGACCTCAGAAAGGGACATTCCAGGAGCAAAATCCAAAGCCATATCTTCAACGACAGCCTCAAATTGAATGGATTCGGGCCCAATGAGTGAAGATTTTGCAAGAACCACGGCTCTTTCCAGCACGTTTTCAAGCTCGCGGATGTTGCCAGGCCAGTTCCAAGAGTTCAAACGGTCAAAAGCTTCCGCCGTCAAACGAAGGCCGCTTTTTCCGTGCATGATCTGCGCAACTTCCAGAATAAAATTCACGATATTTTGAAAATCCGTCGTGCGATCTTCCAGGCGCGGAATTTCAAGGTGAACCACCGCCAATTTATAAAATAAATCCTGACGGAATTGTTCTTGTTTCACCAACGCACGTAAATCGCGGCGAGATGTTGAAATAAATCTGGGACGGGAACCATCGGTTCTTTCCACAAGTTTCATCAAATCGTTTTGCAAAGCAGGACTCGCGCAATCTAAATCTTCAATCAACAAAGTACCGCCGTCGACTTTGGAAAAATCAAAACCACCGGCATTTTTGCAATCAAGACAATAAAGACGCGGTGAACGGCTTTTCGTGTATGTGTAACGGGCCAAACTCGTTTTACCCACACCCGCTTCACCCACAATCAATAAACTTGCTTGGGTCGCGGCCAACTGCAAACTGAGCTGCTTTACTTCATGCATTCTTCTGTCTTCAATGTGTAAAGCATCAAAATCAAAGTACGACATCAAAACTCCTATTTGCCTTGCTCGTTCTCAGACATCGCTGGAATTCTTTTGATATATTTCTTATAACCATCGCGCCATTCGGAATTCTTAAGCTGCTCTTGCGCTAAGTTTTTCCAGAACGCACTTTTTTCACCTTTAAATTCATTCCAAACTTCTGCGGCCTTTTGAATTTCGCCCCGCTTGAAATAAATCTGTCCTAACTTATAACGAATGGAAGAAAGAGGACGGCTTTCTTCATACTGTTCAAGAAGCTTGTCGTAAGAAGCAATTGCTTGTTCTTGCTGGCTCTTTTCCAAATGAATATCGCCCATCATTTCCAATGCTTTGGCATGAACTGAAGGAGCGACTTTGTCAGAGTCTTTTTCAAGCTTATCCACCATTTCCAGGGCTTGAAGAGCTTCCGGAGAACGACCTTGTTTCAATTGCAGTTCAGCGAGTTTCAAATAAGGTTCGGCAACCAATTCAGGTTGACCTTTCCAGGTGCGAAGAAGCTCGCCCAAATACCGAATCGCCGACTCGTTATCTCCGCGCTTTTCAAGCAAGCGAACGGCGATGTTAACGCGTTCAATTTGTGCGTCTTCTTTGAGTTTTTCTGGCGTTTTGATATTTTTCAAAAACTCATAAGCTTGATTGTATTTGTGCTCTTGTGCGAACACGGCCGCCAAACGAAGATTCAGTTCGTCTTCAGACGGAATTTCTTCCTTTACTTGAATCTCTTTGGCTTCGGGAGTTCCGCGAATGGCGTAAACGCGATTCAAAACATCTTTATAATATTTCTCGGCCTCAACAGGCACGCCACCCATTTCAAAAGCGCGACCGACATTGTACTTCGTATCCAAACGCTTTGAATTTTTAAGCCAGCTATCCGCATACTGAATATGAGTTTTCAGAGCCGTGATAAAATCGCCGTGATCAATTTCCGACTGAAGTTTGTCGTTGATGTTCGCAACGATACGGTTCGTGATCAAAGGCACGTCCACAGATGTCGGATGTTCTTTGTAGTACTTCGACAAAAGATCAATCGCCTTTTGGTTTTCTTCTCGACGAGTGTAACCATCGGCCACCATCACCGTTGAGAACTGCTCGATATTAGGAAGATCAATTTTTTTAGCCAAAGACATGATTTCTTCCACGGCATTGTTCACTTCTTTTTGTTTCATGCCCTTCATGCGGGCACTGAGCAAACGCAAGCGGGCAATGACGGCACTTGGGCTTTCTCCGTAACGGAAATAAGTTTCCAAGTACGCACCCATCACGCGGGACTTATCCACGCCGAAGATTTCTAAAAGTTCACCCATGCGAGTCATCGCAAAAGCGGCGTGATCACTGCTTGGGAATTTTTTTACGAATTCACGATAAGCATCCAAGCTTTGGTTGTAGTTCTTCATCCAGAACAAAGACTCTGCTTGGTTGTAGTAAGCATTTGGATAGTAGTTCTGACCTTCTGGATATTTCTTTAGAGCGTTTTTATAATCTTCAACGGCTTTTGTGTAATCTTTTGCACGCACCCACACGTCACCACGGCGGAAAGCGGCTTCCACTTTCAAATCGCGATTGGAAGAATTTTTCTCGACATCATCAAACTGAGCAACGGCATCTTTCCACTTATTCAGTTTCATGAACGCAAGACCTGTGCCCAAGCGAGCTAGATCTTTTGAAAGAGAATTTTTATCCGTAAAGTTTTTGTTATCGATATGTTCTTTGAACAAGCGAAGCGCACTTAAATAATCACCTTTGTCCAAAGCAAGATAGCCGATTTTCAACGACGTTCTTTCCGCCAAAGGAGATTGCGGATATTTTGCGATGGCTTCTTTATATCTTTGAATCGCTTCGTCGTAATCTTTAGGACGGTTGCTTTCTTCCCACAAAGCCAAATGCACATCGGCCGTCATATAATCAATGACTTCGTTGTATTCTGATTGTGGATATTTGTCTTTAAACCACTCTTGGGTTTTCAAATAAACCGCATATCTTTTCTTTTCAAAAAGAGTCAAAAGAAGACGTGCTTGTTTGTTTTCTTCCGTGGATTTTGGCGACACTTGATAAAAAGTCGGAGTCACCTTCATTTTTTCCCAATAACCCACCGGAGTCTCAAGCATTGGAAACGGGATATAATAGTTATCCTTGGCACGAATCATCGCCTCTTCTTTGATTTCGTAATCCTTCACAGAAAAACGACTGTAATCTGGATCGCCACCATCAAAGATACCGGACTTAACGGATTCATCATTTTGTGCAACCGCAACGCCTTGACCGGCAATGGCCAAGGTATCTGCTGTTGCAGGTTTTCTATTCTTAGCTGCTTTTTCAGTTTTAGCTTTTGCTACTGGTTTAGCGCCTTTAGCAGGAAGCTCTGTTGGCAGAGTTTCTTCTTTTTTCGCTACAGGCTTTGCTGCTTTTTTGACTTTAGCATTTGGATTTAAATAGAAATCCATGATCAAACGTGACGGTTGATCTGTCAGATAATCAAACGTATCGATATCATCACCAGAAAGCGTGAATTGAATGACGTGCTTACCATCTGGACCTTTTTGATCGACAGTCACGCCTTTAACAAAGTCACTTTTAAATGTAGAAAGAGATTGAATCGTAGAGTCGTCCAAAGCAGGTACTGTCATTTGCACGACAGTTTGACCTTTGTTTTCAAGGCGTTTGACGTCATAGTCCCAATTCTGCTGACCCATCAATTCCATGTGAACTGTATCACCTTGGAAATTGATCACGCCATTGACCTTGCCAGCTTGCGCTGAAGCTAGACCAAAGAATAGGCATCCTGCCACAACTAATAATCGCAAAGTGTTCACTCCTTGAACCCCTTCTTTTCCCTTCTTTGTGCTGTTGCACATACGGTGCCAGGTCTTTCCAAGGTCCATTGGCAAATAAGTTCAAGATGGGCAAAAAGTTTCATAGAATTTCTGGCGGGGCCGACAAACTCATGACAGGGACCTTGGTCCTGTTTTGCTGGATCAAGACTGAATTTTCCCTCAGAAGATTCCGATAGATAGGTGCTATGAGAAACCACTTCATTGTTTGCATCATGAGTTTACTTCTTGGAAGTTGCGTGTCGGTACAACTCCCCGGCGGCAAAGTCACGTCCGCTAAGGATGTCGACTATTCTGCACCCGGTTCACCGTTCAAAGAAATGAGCGGAGGAAATTCCGATAAAGCCTGGATCAGCGAAAAAACAGGCAATACGATTTCCTATCTTTCCGAATGCGGCAGCAACAGCGAGCCGACACTGCAACAACTTGAAACGGATTCTCTAGGAGCCCTTTCTGATTTGCATATTCTAAAGAGCGAAGAAGTTTCCTTTAACGGACGCGCCGCTCGCGAAAGTATTTCCCAAGGAAAAATTGACGGCGTCCCGGTGCAAATCGCGTTGATGGTTTTTAAAAAGAACGGCTGCAGCTATACACTCAGCTACGGTGGAGTTGAAAAACAGTTTTCTTCAGAACAAAAATACTTTGAAAACTTTAAACAGAACTTCAAGGCACCTTAATGAATAATATCGGCCTGCCCTTTACTGAATTCATGATCGAAATCCTGCGATTCATCGGAGGCGTTGGTCTTTTATTCAGAGACGTTTGCAAAGAACTTTTCCGCGGAAAGTTTTATTGGAAACTGGTGGCCGAGCAGATTTATCAAATCGGTTTAAGATCCATGCCTTTGATCGTTATCACCGCTGTGAGTATCGGAATGGTGATGTCTTTGCAATTCGGTTTGGGGCTGGAAAAATTCGGTGGAAAACTCTACGTTCCAAAACTTTTGGCGGTCACGATCTTGCGTGAAATGGGACCGGTCTTTACAAGCTTGATGCTAGCCGCTCGCGTGGGAGCTGGTATCGCCAGTGAAATCGGCAGTATGGTTGTAACCCAACAAATCGATGCAATCCGAGCTTTGGGAACCTCGCCGATTAAAAAAATCGTGATTCCAAGAGTTCTTGCGGCTCTTGTCACTCTGCCGATTCTTGTTTCGATGGCCAACATCGTGGGTAATGCCGGTGGTTTGATTGTTGGCGCAGTTGAGTTGAATCTCGATCCTAATTTTTATCTTTTGAAAGTTATGACGACTTCAAGCATTCAAGATTATCTTTCCGGTTTTGGTAAGACTTTCTTTTTTGCTCTCTTTATCGCCGTTCCGTCTTGTTATTTTGGCTTGACCGTGAAAAACGGAACCAAAGAAGTCGGTATTGCAACAACTAAAGCCGTCGTGGTCTCTTCTATTTTGATTGTGGTGGGAGATTTCTTTTTATCTAAACTCTTTTGGATCTTCGAGAAAATGATATGAGTGAAAAAAGAGAAGGCGTCATTGAAGTTATTGATTTTCACAAATCCTTTGGGAATAAAAAAGTTCACCAAGGCGTGAGTTTCTATGTGAGAAAAGGCGAATGCTTAGGTTTGATCGGAGGATCAGGAACCGGAAAGAGCGTTCTTTTGCGCAGTCTTGTCGGTCTTGAAAAACCGGATCGCGGGCAGATTCTTATTAACGGCGTTGATGTCGCTCCGATGGGTGAAAATGAACTTATCGAAATACGAAAAAAAGTGGCGTACGCCTTTCAGGGTGGCGCGTTGTTTGACTCCATGACGGTATTTGAAAACCTCGCCTATCCCTTGCGTGAACATTTCAAACTGAGTGAAAACGAAATCACCACAAAGATTCTAGAACAGCTTCAAGAGTTCGGCCTTGAAGGTTCTGAAAAACTTCTTCCCGGAAATCTATCTGGCGGTATGCAAAAGCGTGTGGGACTTGCTCGCGCGATGATGATGCATCCTGAAGTCGTTTTGTATGATGAACCGACGGCGGGCCTTGATCCTTACAATACGAAACGCATCCAAGAATCTATTCTAAGTTTAAAATCCAAGGGAGTGACCTCTATTCTTGTCACTCACGATATGCCCACTGTATATGCCGTTTGTGACAAAGTCGCTTTGCTTTTAAACGGTCGTATCGGTGAACAATACACAATTGAAAAGCTCAAGCAGGAACCTGCCGGAGCCATGAGCCAGTTTATCAACGGAGAAAGTGCCTAATGGAATCACACACAAGCACACAACTCAAAGTCGGAATCTTTCTTGCCATCGGAATTGTTGTGATCTTAAGTTCGATCTTTTTCTTGGGAGCCGACAAAGCCCTTTTCACATCTTATGTGCGAGTGCACGCTCACTTTGAACAAGTGCAAGGTCTTTCTGCAGGAAGTGTTGTTTCCTTGTCCGGTGTGACAGTCGGTAACGTTGAAGAAATCACTTTCTTACCAGAGATCAATTCACTCGACGTAAAAATGCGAATCAACGAAAATTACATCGGCCGTATTCGTCAGGGTTCTCAGGTAGAGATTCGCACGCAAGGTGCTTTGGGCGATAAATTTGTCTTTATCATTCCCGGAGACCCTCGTGGTGCGGTTGTGAAGGAAGGCGATGTGCTTGATGTAGCGAAAGCCACCGATCTTTTTGGAATTATTTCCGAGCGCGGGAATGAAGCTAATAAAATTTTCGATATCATCACGGAGCTTCAAAAGATCACTCATACGATCAACTCTGAAAATCGTCTGGGCCGTATCATGGGAAATCTTGAAACAGCGACGACACATTTAACGCAAACAAGTAAAGACGCGCAAAAATTCATGTCCGAAGCTTCAAGTCACGGCGGCGGAGAGAAGTTTGCAAAATCCATCGACAGGCTTGATGCGATTCTCACAAAAATCGACAAAGGCCAAGGCACTCTGGGTGCCCTTATCAACGATCCTTCCCTGCACAACCAGTTAAAGTCCGTGCTAGGCGGAGCGACTCGTAAAAACAATATCAAGAATCTTCTGCGCACCTCGATTGAAAAAGAGGAACAGTAGCATCTGCTGTCTCGCGATGAGACAGCATTAAATATTCCTCAGATTATTTTAAAATTCTTCGGACGACTTAACAAGATGCCGATAAGAATTCATGACCTGGAACGTCGTCGGCTTCTTTCTTTTATTTAGTATCCCTTCGTGGGCGATTAACACTTTGACTGAAGGTTACCATTTGGGTGCGAGCTCAAAGGTCTCCGTGCAAGGTCATGGCACATGTCGGACGTTTTCAAACTCCAATGGTACAAAGAATTTTTTCCTTCCAACAAAAACATCGACGGCCTACTCCACGTTCATATCGAACAAACCCTCTCCGGTGACATACGATACTTGCCAATCCTGTTATGAAATCAAAACTAACAGCGGCGATTACCTCGGTAATAACGTGTATGATATTGACCCCGACGGCGCTGGCGGAGCAGCTCCTATTAAAACTTATTGTGATATGACTACACAAGGTGGCGGATGGACGCTGGTGTGGTCGAACACGCGCAATGGAACTAATAAACCTGCATCGGGTTTGACTTACGACCAAACTGTCACTTCGGTGCCTCGTTGTTCAACAGCCAATAGCAGCACGAGCGACTATAGCGGTAACTGCTCAATGATCAGCTCCAACAAAGAGGCTTTCAATTACTTTCTGGGATTGAACAATTGGAATAAAATTGGTCGAAACAAACGCTATATGGAACTCATGTATCAATGGAGCAGTGACAATGGCGCTGGCACTCAGCAAGAAGCGCGTATGAGTGTGCAGAATCTGGATCCACTTTGGTCGTACACATTAAGTCTTAAAAACTTAAATCAAACAGTAGGGAGCCAAGCTCCAGGTCTCATGGCTCTTCACAACGGTTATGCACTAACAACAATGGATAGGGACAACGACACGCATGCCAGTTACAATTGCGCTGGCTATTTTAACAATTCTCCTTTCTGGTTTGCAGCTTGTTGGAGCGGCTTTCTTTACGGTGGCGCTGAAACAAGCGTCGGTGGATATTACAACGGTGCTTATTGGTATGGAAGTTTGAAGCAATGGGGTGATGCTACAGGCAATGGCGCCGGTAACGGATGGATGTATGTGCGCGAGTATCCGTATTATGCGAGTTGTCTTGAGTTAAAAAATCTCGGTGGTATTAGCACCTCCGGATACTATCAAATTGATTCCGATGGGCCGGGCGGAAATGCCCCTTATCAAGTTTACTGTGATATGACCAACGATGGTGGAGGCTGGACAAGAATCTTTCGTCACAACATCTCCGCAGGATATTTTGCCACTGTGACCGAGGCACAGTCTTTCAATGAGGGAACTCCTTCCTCAACCAAATATTCAATTTTGAATAAAATCAAAGATTTCAAAACTTATGATCGCTATGTCTTTCGCATCGACTGGCCAAGCGTTCCGGCACAAAAAAATATTTGGGTGCAAGCCACCGATCCCAACGATGATGTGAACGTCACTAATTATTTAGGAATAAACATTTCTTCCACCACCAATGCTTGGGGTGGTCTTGAGTTAGGTAACGGCACACACGGCCCTGTGAACGGCAACAAGAGCTATCTTGACGGCTCCGTTAATATTGGAAACTACTATTATGCGATCGGCTTAACAGCTCCTTGGGGAACTCCTGGAGGATATCCCGCTGCAGACGCTGTTGCGGGTTCGGGAGTGAGTGTCCCTGAAGTAGAACTTTGGATTAAAGAAGCTTCGATGCCTTCGACAATTCCAAAAAGCTGTAAAGAGTATCGCGATCTTGGCTACAACTACGGAAGCGGCACTTATGTGATTGATCCTGACGGTGCTGGAACTGGAAATCCTCCTTTCCGCGTTTTCTGCGAAATGGTTGTTGATGGAGGAGGATGGACACTCGTGGCTTGGAATTACGGAAACACAAGTGCCACAGGAATG
This region of Bdellovibrio sp. BCCA genomic DNA includes:
- a CDS encoding FliH/SctL family protein: MQWSNSSRAAKSVLPKEVAEKTVLDFVPVRFDLGTPEQALNYLAEKSKGSDFRMNDAVRVQTGIDEVEKVSEEEKVEAAALEKLKEIQEGAYKEAYNLGLEEGRREAFEAVSAEIAERMQTLDTLLNTIKDMKTEMASFNEAHLVQLAFRMAARLAKAELKGNNEAMVQILRDAVSLSQDEENITVHVSQSQFEFLEELKKETGREFEFAKRIRFEPNQEISDGGCIVETNYGEVDARIEQRIEQLWTTLAENMPKVKNRIAG
- the fliG gene encoding flagellar motor switch protein FliG; this encodes MKLHKADNIEYENLKGFDKAAILINYLGRDAVKVLLRRMDDADIRKLINQMSKLRVVPVHVTKRVLEEFYEMVSETEDYIFSENISAKDTIVDALGEERARGILGGLNITSGGSRSLESLEMVDAKSLATFLVNEHPQTVAVILAHLEPEKKGEVLKRLPEALQAEVVLRMANLEHVDPELIAEIDRVLKNQLSNTATVEQAALGGVQPVAEMLNVMDKNTETAIMSRLEEKDPLLAEEIRKLMFVFDDIVKIDDRGIQALLKEVPNDKLLLALKTASEDIRNKILKNISARAAEMLREDLSNMGPSRLSDVESAQQEIVNVARRLEAEGKILIARGGSEDAMV
- the fliF gene encoding flagellar basal-body MS-ring/collar protein FliF is translated as MNKIFGGLVVQFREFFKNLGPTKRLSVVAVTVIAIVALLTMVFMASGKDYVPLFTNIPTEQVSTIVAKLNEKNIPFQLRDEGKTVAIPKELLHSTQMTLMSEIGSPKMGSIGLEIFDKQDFGMNSYAQKINYQRALQGELMRAINTLTAVKQSKVILALPNKKTFLEESGSATASVVVELHQGKELTPDQVRGIRYLVANAVEGMDADKVTVLDERGKVLTRQENGATGGSNELLDLKAKIEGDLENRIEDILSKVVGHAKVVAKVDATLNHRIISSVEESVDPDKTAIRSQQSEEESLDGARTNPSGVPGSRSNLPGAEDQGTVGFKQDVKKEIKTTNYEVPKTVRNIREAAGNLERVSVAVVVDGMAVTTTKPDGTTETKYQPRTAEELKKYEDLVKNAIGFNSARGDSVRIENMQFQPEDFSEADKILTTLERKKLIHALFKWALLGFSLALFFFIVVRPFMQWITDSFQDSVEEMLPRTIEELEELQSVDNTLPGMSTALPVLQESIDPEKAESELLKDRIMAAMSRDEEKAANAFGMWLVRKDS
- the fliE gene encoding flagellar hook-basal body complex protein FliE, with product MEGFTVSNANRFLDTGSIRDSKSLSIESPSSVGSTSDTGKSFADTLKDAVGSVNEMQKASDKAMQNLATGKTDNVADVMIAAEKADIALKVMVQVRNKIIDAYQEVMKMQV
- the flgC gene encoding flagellar basal body rod protein FlgC codes for the protein MADFLTGMRVSSSGMAAQRMRMNTIASNIANINTTQTPEGGPYRRKDVVFEAMPDAKNFGEIITSTDPKGNFQRVQVTDVISDRKAPLLKYEPDHPDANADGYVAYPNINLMEEMTNMIQASRSYEANVTALQASKDMALSALEIGR
- the flgB gene encoding flagellar basal body rod protein FlgB, translated to MSSGLFDKTTNALATSLSMRQLRHNVTSSNIANAETPGYHAKKMDFEGALQRALDLDGGNALSTSDSQHFGVGGVSVSKTRPDIYDDPEGAVNNDGNTVDVEKEMSALSENAIMYKAALQLINKKMAALKYAATEGR